The following are encoded in a window of Clostridiaceae bacterium genomic DNA:
- a CDS encoding ABC transporter ATP-binding protein, whose product MGNIIEISGIRKVYRLGNEKVVALDNINLNIEEGEICCFLGTSGSGKSTLLNLMAGLEKPTKGHIKIKNIYVDKLSEKALAKFRQKYIGFVFQSYNLLPTLTALENVSLPLAFKGVPKRIRDKRAMEMLKAVGLGTHIKHRPNQMSGGQQQRVGIARAFVTRPSIVFADEPTGNLDSKTTKEVMDLITSMAREHNQTLVIVTHDMDIASYADRIIHILDGNISKIIDNREVKGDIPNEKNQVYSGNSNII is encoded by the coding sequence TTGGGGAATATTATTGAGATTAGCGGAATAAGGAAGGTTTATAGACTGGGCAATGAAAAAGTTGTTGCCCTTGATAATATCAATCTTAATATTGAAGAAGGCGAAATATGCTGTTTTCTGGGGACATCAGGCTCCGGAAAATCCACATTATTGAATCTTATGGCAGGTCTTGAGAAGCCTACCAAAGGCCATATAAAAATTAAAAATATATATGTTGACAAGCTATCTGAAAAGGCTCTGGCTAAATTCAGGCAGAAGTATATAGGATTTGTGTTTCAGTCATATAACCTGTTGCCCACATTAACGGCCCTTGAGAATGTGAGTCTGCCTTTGGCTTTTAAAGGAGTGCCCAAACGCATAAGGGATAAGCGTGCCATGGAAATGTTAAAGGCTGTTGGGTTAGGCACTCATATAAAACACAGGCCGAACCAGATGAGTGGCGGTCAGCAGCAGAGAGTTGGAATTGCAAGGGCTTTTGTTACAAGGCCGAGCATTGTATTTGCTGATGAACCTACAGGAAATCTTGATTCTAAGACCACAAAAGAAGTAATGGATTTAATTACTTCAATGGCAAGAGAACACAATCAGACGCTCGTAATTGTAACCCATGATATGGATATTGCGTCCTATGCTGACAGGATAATACATATACTGGACGGAAACATTTCAAAGATCATTGACAACAGAGAAGTAAAGGGGGATATTCCTAATGAAAAAAATCAAGTTTATTCTGGCAATAGCAATATTATTTAG